The following proteins come from a genomic window of Burkholderia stabilis:
- a CDS encoding peptidoglycan D,D-transpeptidase FtsI family protein, which yields MKPSPKRQNVKFSSSPVLGVHLPMWRSKLVVFMLFMAFVALAARAFWIQGPGNAFYQKQGESRYQRTLELPATRGKILDRNGLVLATSLPVRAIWAIPDAVPDDLDADKVNQLGKLLGMTSKELRVKLSEDKGFVYVKRQVPIDIADKVAALDIPGIYQRNEYKRFYPEGEITAHLIGFTNVEDEGQEGVELGDQKMLSGTSGVRRVIKDRMGHIVEDVAEQIPPHNGTDVDLSIDSKIQYIAYANLKAAVEKFKAKAGAAMVVDVRTGEVLALVNYPTYNPNDRSRMTGEQLRNRIMTDVFEPGSIMKPFTVSLALDLHRVTPNTLVETGNGHFVLDGAPITDDAGFGTLTVGGVIQKSSNIGATKIAMTMRPEEMWNMYTSIGLGQAPKVGFPGAVAGRLRPWKSWRRIEQATMSYGYGLSVSLFQLARAYTAIAHDGELMPVTIFKTDPNQPVVGTQVFNPTTAREVRAMLETVVAPGGTSPDAAVPGYRVGGKSGTAYKHEGHGYTRKYRASFVGMAPMPNPRIVVAVSVDEPTAGSHFGGAVSGPVFSAIAGDTMRALNVPPNMPIKQLVVSDDSPAAPAATGPQKLAAGSGAKHMIVSSTTRNSPGVVR from the coding sequence ATGAAGCCGTCGCCGAAGCGCCAGAACGTGAAGTTCTCGTCGAGCCCCGTGCTGGGCGTGCATCTGCCGATGTGGCGCTCGAAGCTCGTCGTGTTCATGCTGTTCATGGCGTTCGTCGCGCTGGCCGCGCGGGCGTTCTGGATCCAGGGCCCGGGCAACGCGTTCTATCAGAAGCAGGGCGAGAGCCGCTACCAGCGCACGCTCGAGCTGCCCGCGACGCGCGGCAAGATTCTCGACCGTAACGGGCTCGTGCTCGCGACGAGCCTGCCCGTGCGCGCGATCTGGGCGATTCCCGACGCGGTGCCGGACGATCTCGACGCCGACAAGGTCAACCAGCTCGGCAAGCTCCTCGGCATGACGTCGAAGGAACTGCGCGTGAAGCTGTCGGAAGACAAGGGTTTCGTCTACGTGAAGCGCCAGGTGCCGATCGACATCGCGGACAAGGTCGCCGCGCTCGACATCCCGGGCATCTATCAGCGCAACGAATACAAGCGCTTCTATCCGGAAGGCGAGATCACCGCTCACCTGATCGGCTTCACGAACGTCGAGGACGAAGGGCAGGAGGGCGTCGAACTCGGCGACCAGAAGATGCTGTCCGGCACGTCGGGCGTACGCCGCGTGATCAAGGACCGGATGGGGCACATCGTCGAGGACGTCGCCGAGCAGATCCCGCCGCACAACGGAACCGACGTCGACCTGTCGATCGACAGCAAGATCCAGTACATCGCGTACGCGAACCTGAAGGCCGCCGTCGAGAAGTTCAAGGCGAAGGCCGGCGCGGCGATGGTCGTCGACGTGCGCACCGGCGAAGTGCTCGCGCTCGTCAACTACCCGACGTACAACCCGAACGACCGCTCGCGCATGACGGGCGAGCAGTTGCGCAACCGGATCATGACCGACGTGTTCGAGCCGGGCTCGATCATGAAGCCGTTCACGGTGTCGCTCGCGCTCGACCTGCATCGTGTGACGCCGAACACGCTCGTCGAGACGGGCAACGGGCATTTCGTGCTCGACGGCGCGCCGATCACCGACGACGCAGGCTTCGGCACGCTGACGGTCGGCGGCGTGATCCAGAAGTCGAGCAACATCGGCGCGACGAAGATCGCGATGACGATGCGGCCCGAGGAAATGTGGAATATGTATACGAGCATCGGCCTCGGCCAGGCGCCGAAGGTCGGCTTCCCGGGCGCGGTGGCCGGCCGCCTGCGGCCGTGGAAGAGCTGGCGGCGCATCGAGCAGGCGACGATGTCGTACGGCTACGGCCTGTCGGTGTCGCTGTTCCAGCTCGCACGGGCATACACGGCGATCGCGCACGACGGCGAGCTGATGCCCGTGACCATTTTCAAGACCGACCCCAACCAGCCGGTCGTGGGCACGCAGGTGTTCAACCCGACCACCGCGCGCGAGGTTCGCGCGATGCTCGAGACGGTGGTGGCGCCGGGCGGCACGTCGCCGGATGCGGCGGTGCCGGGCTATCGCGTCGGCGGCAAGAGCGGTACCGCGTACAAGCATGAAGGCCACGGCTACACGCGCAAGTACCGCGCGTCGTTCGTCGGGATGGCGCCGATGCCGAATCCGCGCATCGTCGTCGCGGTGTCGGTCGACGAGCCGACCGCCGGCAGCCACTTTGGTGGCGCGGTGTCGGGCCCCGTATTCTCGGCGATCGCCGGCGACACGATGCGTGCGCTGAACGTGCCGCCGAACATGCCGATCAAGCAGCTCGTCGTGTCTGACGATTCGCCGGCGGCACCGGCTGCGACGGGCCCGCAAAAGCTCGCCGCGGGTAGCGGTGCGAAGCATATGATCGTGTCCAGCACGACGCGTAATTCACCAGGAGTTGTTCGATGA
- the ftsL gene encoding cell division protein FtsL produces the protein MSRFNIFLLIIVMGCALSVVNSTNQQRQIFIQLQRAQSQERQLQQDYAQLQYQQSALSKTSRIEQLANDSLKMQPITTGRTQYLTLSPGAAKAIDAPIPASADTAGKGGAR, from the coding sequence ATGAGCCGCTTCAACATCTTCCTGCTGATCATCGTGATGGGTTGCGCGCTGTCGGTCGTCAACTCGACGAACCAGCAGCGCCAGATCTTCATCCAGTTGCAGCGCGCGCAGTCGCAGGAGCGTCAGCTCCAGCAGGACTACGCGCAGCTTCAATATCAGCAGAGCGCGCTGTCGAAGACGTCGCGCATCGAGCAGCTCGCGAACGATTCGCTGAAGATGCAGCCGATCACGACCGGCCGCACGCAATACCTGACGCTGTCGCCGGGCGCCGCGAAGGCGATCGACGCGCCGATCCCGGCTTCCGCCGACACGGCCGGCAAGGGGGGCGCACGATGA
- the rsmH gene encoding 16S rRNA (cytosine(1402)-N(4))-methyltransferase RsmH, with product MGNELRHRTVLLDEAVESLVTRPDGVYVDGTFGRGGHSRAVLARLAAAGRLIAFDKDPRAIETAQGIEDARFSIVHDSFASMRDALAARGVEKVSGVLLDLGVSSPQVDDPARGFSFRADGPLDMRMDPTRGESAAEWLARASVQELTEVIRDYGEERFAFQIAKALVARRAESDRLGPLDTTGELAQIVGHVVKTREKGKDPATRTFQAIRIHVNQELADLQVVLDAALSLLEQGGRLVVISFHSLEDRIVKRFMQAHASAPAVDRRLPIRAVDLPSPPLKIISRQFPSEAEVAANPRARSAVMRIAERVTP from the coding sequence ATGGGAAACGAATTGCGGCATCGGACGGTGCTGTTGGATGAAGCGGTCGAGTCGCTCGTGACGCGGCCGGACGGCGTGTATGTCGACGGCACGTTCGGGCGCGGCGGCCATAGCCGCGCGGTGCTCGCGCGGCTGGCGGCGGCTGGGCGGCTGATCGCGTTCGACAAGGACCCGAGGGCGATCGAGACGGCGCAGGGCATCGAGGATGCGCGCTTCTCGATCGTGCATGACAGCTTTGCATCGATGCGCGACGCGCTTGCGGCGCGCGGCGTCGAGAAGGTGTCGGGTGTGTTGCTGGACCTGGGCGTGTCCTCGCCGCAGGTGGACGATCCGGCGCGCGGCTTCAGCTTCCGCGCCGATGGTCCGCTGGACATGCGAATGGATCCGACGCGTGGCGAGTCGGCGGCCGAATGGCTCGCACGGGCTTCGGTGCAGGAATTGACGGAGGTGATACGGGATTATGGGGAAGAACGGTTTGCTTTTCAGATTGCAAAGGCGCTTGTTGCTCGCCGGGCAGAGTCCGACCGTCTTGGGCCTCTCGACACCACGGGCGAGCTTGCCCAAATCGTGGGTCACGTCGTCAAAACCCGTGAGAAGGGCAAGGATCCGGCAACCCGCACCTTTCAGGCTATACGGATTCACGTCAATCAAGAGCTTGCGGACCTGCAAGTCGTACTAGACGCGGCATTGTCGTTGCTGGAGCAAGGGGGGCGGCTGGTGGTCATCAGCTTTCATTCACTCGAGGACCGGATCGTCAAACGATTCATGCAGGCGCACGCGAGTGCGCCTGCGGTCGATCGTCGCCTGCCGATCCGCGCCGTCGACCTCCCGAGCCCGCCGCTCAAGATCATCAGCCGCCAGTTTCCGAGTGAAGCGGAAGTCGCCGCGAATCCGCGCGCCCGGTCCGCCGTGATGCGCATTGCGGAGCGCGTCACGCCATGA
- the mraZ gene encoding division/cell wall cluster transcriptional repressor MraZ, with the protein MFQGASALTLDAKGRMSVPARYREALQGQAEGRVTVTKHPDGCLLLFPRPEWEVFRAKIAALPMDAHWWRRIFLGNAMDVDLDSAGRILVSPELRMAAGLEKEVMLLGMGSHFELWDSQTYNAKEQAAMAQGMPDALKNFTF; encoded by the coding sequence GTGTTCCAAGGGGCGTCGGCGCTGACGCTCGATGCGAAAGGGCGGATGTCGGTGCCGGCTCGCTATCGCGAAGCGCTGCAAGGACAGGCAGAAGGACGGGTGACTGTGACCAAGCACCCGGACGGCTGCCTGTTGCTGTTTCCGCGCCCCGAATGGGAAGTATTCCGCGCCAAGATCGCCGCGCTGCCGATGGACGCGCACTGGTGGCGGCGAATTTTTCTCGGCAATGCGATGGACGTCGATCTCGACAGCGCCGGCCGGATTCTTGTATCGCCCGAGCTGCGCATGGCAGCCGGACTGGAAAAGGAAGTCATGTTGTTGGGAATGGGTAGTCACTTCGAGCTGTGGGATTCGCAGACCTACAACGCGAAGGAGCAGGCAGCGATGGCGCAGGGCATGCCCGACGCGCTGAAGAATTTCACGTTCTGA
- the coq7 gene encoding 2-polyprenyl-3-methyl-6-methoxy-1,4-benzoquinone monooxygenase produces the protein MVLDELISEFDRGLRSLTGISRMSRPVPVPAEAPADELTPAERTHAAGLMRVNHVGEVCAQALYQAQKLTARTATAKAMFEEAAREEEDHLAWTAHRLKELDSRPSLLNPLWYAGALAIGVAAGTLGDKVSLGFMAETERQVENHLEGHMSELPAGDSASRAIVDQMRIDEVKHGKAATDAGGIELPLPARMLMRAASKVMTSTAYYL, from the coding sequence ATGGTGTTGGATGAACTGATCAGCGAATTCGATCGCGGCCTGCGATCGCTGACCGGCATTAGCCGGATGAGCCGCCCGGTACCCGTGCCGGCCGAGGCGCCGGCCGACGAACTGACGCCCGCCGAGCGGACGCATGCGGCCGGGCTGATGCGCGTGAACCATGTCGGCGAAGTGTGCGCGCAGGCGCTCTACCAGGCGCAGAAGCTCACCGCGCGTACGGCGACGGCGAAGGCGATGTTCGAAGAGGCTGCGCGCGAGGAGGAGGACCACCTCGCATGGACCGCGCACCGCCTGAAGGAGCTCGACTCGCGCCCGAGCCTGCTGAACCCGTTGTGGTATGCCGGCGCGCTCGCGATCGGCGTGGCGGCCGGCACGCTTGGCGACAAAGTCAGCCTCGGGTTCATGGCCGAGACCGAACGGCAGGTCGAGAATCACCTGGAAGGCCATATGTCCGAGCTGCCGGCGGGCGATAGCGCGTCGCGCGCGATCGTCGACCAGATGCGCATCGACGAGGTGAAGCACGGCAAGGCCGCGACCGACGCCGGCGGGATCGAGCTGCCGCTGCCCGCGCGGATGCTGATGCGCGCCGCGTCGAAAGTCATGACGAGCACTGCGTACTATCTCTGA
- a CDS encoding porin has translation MKKSLLALVALGAFAGAAHAQSSVTLYGIIDEGLLFNNNAGGKHLYSMASGVMQGSRFGMRGTEDLGGGLKAIFTLENGFDVNSGKLGQGGLMFGRQAYVGLSSQYGTVTLGRQYDSVVDFVGPLEAGDQWGGYIAAHPGDLDNFNNAYRVNNAVKFTSNTYGGFSFGGMYSFGGQAGQFSKNQVWSLGAGYNNGPLVLGVGYLNARTPNQFGGMFNNGSASASVSSPVYGTYANNANTYQVIGAGGAYTFGAATIGATYSNTKFKGFSAGPFVNQSATFNNGELNFKYQLTPALILGAAYDYTQGSKINGSSAAKYHQGSLGVDYFLSKRTDVYAIGVYQHASGNVLDANGNVIQATAAINGLAGSSTSNQVAARVGIRHKF, from the coding sequence ATGAAAAAGTCGCTTCTCGCGCTCGTCGCGCTGGGCGCGTTCGCTGGCGCTGCCCATGCGCAAAGCAGCGTGACGCTTTACGGCATCATCGATGAAGGCCTGCTGTTCAACAACAACGCAGGCGGCAAGCACCTGTACAGCATGGCCAGCGGCGTGATGCAAGGCAGCCGCTTCGGCATGCGCGGCACCGAAGACCTCGGTGGCGGCCTGAAGGCGATCTTCACCCTCGAAAACGGTTTCGACGTGAACAGCGGCAAGCTCGGTCAGGGCGGCCTGATGTTCGGCCGCCAGGCTTACGTCGGCCTGTCGAGCCAGTACGGTACGGTCACGCTGGGTCGTCAATACGACTCCGTCGTCGACTTCGTCGGCCCGCTCGAGGCAGGCGACCAGTGGGGCGGCTACATCGCCGCTCACCCGGGCGACCTCGACAACTTCAACAACGCGTACCGCGTGAACAACGCAGTCAAGTTCACGAGCAACACCTACGGCGGCTTCTCGTTCGGCGGCATGTACAGCTTCGGCGGTCAGGCAGGCCAGTTCTCGAAGAACCAGGTCTGGTCGCTCGGCGCAGGCTACAACAACGGCCCGCTGGTCTTGGGTGTCGGCTACTTGAACGCACGCACGCCGAATCAATTCGGCGGCATGTTCAACAACGGCTCCGCGTCCGCATCGGTTTCTTCGCCGGTCTACGGCACGTACGCGAACAATGCGAACACGTACCAGGTCATCGGTGCAGGCGGCGCATACACGTTCGGCGCAGCAACGATCGGCGCAACGTACTCGAACACGAAGTTCAAGGGCTTCTCGGCCGGTCCGTTCGTGAACCAAAGCGCGACGTTCAACAACGGCGAACTCAACTTCAAGTATCAGTTGACCCCGGCGTTGATTCTCGGCGCAGCATACGACTACACGCAAGGCAGCAAGATCAACGGCAGCTCGGCAGCCAAGTACCACCAAGGCTCGCTGGGTGTCGACTACTTCCTGTCGAAGCGCACCGACGTCTACGCGATCGGCGTGTACCAGCACGCATCGGGCAACGTGCTCGACGCGAACGGCAACGTCATCCAGGCAACGGCAGCGATCAACGGTCTCGCAGGTTCGAGCACCAGCAACCAGGTCGCAGCACGTGTCGGTATCCGTCACAAGTTCTAA